The segment CCGCGGACCCGCTGCAGCTGGCGCTCTACCGCGCCGCGTGGGCGCGCGTCGCCGGCGTGCCGGAGGAGCGCGTGGGCGCCGCCTTCTACGATGTGCTGAGCGGGCGCGTCGTACGCCCGGACCGCCTGCCCGGCGGGGAGGAGCTCGCCGAGCTCCTCAGTCCGTCTCGAGCCACACGCGCATCGCGCAGTGGTCGCTGACCGGCAGGCGCAGCACCTCGGCGTGGTGACCAACGCCCGGCGGCAGCCCGTGCGCCAAGACGTGGTCGAACTGGACGCGGGGCGAGAACGACGGGTACGTGGCACCGCCGCCGAGCTCGCGCCACCCCGTCGCGAGGCTCGGCAGCCGGCCCGGCAGGTTGAGGTCGCCGAGCAGCAGCACCGGGGCCGGCATGCGGGCCACCCATCGCGCCACGCTGCGCAGCTGGCGCAGGTTCACCCCGGGCACGAACGACAGATGGGTCCCGACCACGGTGAAGGGCCCGTGCGGCCCGTCGACCAGCGCGGCCAGGGCGACCCGGGGCTCGTCCTCGACGACCATGAGGCGTGGCCGGGGACGGTCTGGCACCAGCAGCGGCATCGGAAGACGGGCCGGCGGGAAGCGGCGCAGCCACCAGCGCCGCACCGGGAGCCGGGAGACCAGCCCGATCCCGTACGCCGGCCCGGTCACCGCCTCCCCGGCTGCGGAGGTCGCGGCTGTCCACGCGTCCCCGGGGGTCCCCAGGACCGCCGGTGCGAAGCAGAAGCTCCGGGCGCCGAGCTCCTCGGCGACGAGCGCGGTCTGGTCGACCCCGCCGGACCGCTCCTGGCCCAGGTCGACCTCCTGCAGCGCCAGGAGGTCGACGTCGAGGGTCCGCGCCGCGGCGCGCAGCGCGTCGGCGCGGACCGACCCGTCGTCCAGGGCCAGCCCGTGCAAGAGGTTGAAGGTCGCCACGCGCATGATCAGGACACGCTACGCACCGGTGCCGGCGCCCGCCCGCCGGTAGCGTCGCGTCCGTGCTCGACGGGCTGGCGCTGGCTCGCGCGACGATGGACCGCGCCGGGGAGCGGTGGACCGACGAGGCGTGGATCGCCCAGCGACTCACCGATCCGCGGACCCGCGCCCTTCGGGTGCACGACGGCCGCGTACCGGTGCGCGACTCGCGCCTGGCCCTCGTCCCGGTCACGTCGGCCGGCCCGGGCACGACGTTCCTGCTCGGCGTCGACGAGGACGACGTCGCCTACGTCGGCGTGCTCACGGAGTCCGCGATCGAGGAGGCCGACGGGGTCCAGGCGCTCGACCTGCGCGCGGTGGGCAGCGTGCTGGACGACCGCGAGGTCGGCCTCGTCGTGCACGCCGTCGCGCTCGGCCACTGGCACGCCACCCATGCGTGCTGCGCACGGTGCGGCCAGCCGACCGAGGTGATCCACGGCGGGCACGTGCGACGTTGCCCGAGCTGTGGCGCCGAGCACTACCCGCGGACCGATCCGGCCATCATCGTGCTGGTCACCGACGCGCAGGGCCGAGCCCTGCTCGGGCACAACCCGCGCTGGCCGGACAGGCGCTTCAGCACGCTGGCCGGCTTCGTCGAGCCCGGGGAGTCGGCGGAGATGGCCGTCGCGCGGGAGGTGTCGGAGGAGGCGGGCGTCGAGGTGACCGAGGTGAGCTACCTGGGCAGCCAGCCGTGGCCCTTCCCCCACTCGCTGATGCTCGGCTTCACCGCGCGGGCGCTGGCCCCGGCCACGGTTCACGTGGACGGGGTGGAGATCACCGAGGCTCGCTGGTTCAGCCGCGAGGAGCTGGCCGAGGCGCTGGCGCGCGGCGAGGTGCTCATCCCGCCGGGCATCTCGATCGCCCGGCGCCTGATCGAGCACTGGTACGGCGGGCCGCTCCCGGGCGGGCGGCGGTGATCCGTCTCAAGCGCTGATGCGCTGGCGCACCTGGGCGAGGCTCGGGTTGGTCAGCGCGCTGCCGTCGGGGAAGGTGACGGTGGGGACGGTCTCGGTGCCGTGGTTGACCGACCGGACATACGCCGCGGCGTCGGGGTGCTGCTCGATGTCGACCACGGTGTAGGCGATGCCCTCCCGGTCCAGCTGCCCCAGCAACCGGTGGCAGTATCCGCACCAGGGAGTGCTGTACACGGTGATCGGGGCGGTCATCGGGCGTCCTGTTCGGGTCGTCGTGACGGGGGGCCGGGAAGTCGTTGACAGTTGTAGCACCCGGCAGCGACAACGTGGCCGGGTCCTCCAGTCTTCCCGCGACCGGGCTGTCGTGGCCTCTTGCCAGGATGGAGGGGTGGATCCCGACGCGTTGCTGGGCGGACTCGACGCCGAGCAGCGCGAGGTGGCGACCGCCCTGCGGGGGCCGGTGTGCGTGCTGGCCGGCGCAGGAACCGGCAAGACCCGTGCGATCACCCACCGGCTGGCCTATGGCGTCGCGTCGGGGGCCTGGGACCCGCGGTCGGTGCTCGCGGTGACGTTCACCGCCCGAGCCGCGGGGGAGATGCGCGGTCGCTTGCGCGAGCTCGGTGTGTCCGGTGTCCAGGCGCGGACCTTCCATGCGGCGGCGCTGCGCCAGCTCACCTACTTCTGGCCGCGGGTGGTCGGAGGGGACCCGCCCCGGATCGCCGGGTCCAAGGTCGCGCTGGTGCGCGAGGCGGCGGGACGGCTGCGACTGGCGCCGGCACCGACCGCGCTTCGTGACCTCGCGGGCGAGATCGAGTGGGCGAAGGTGACCCGGACCGCGCCCACGGGCTACGTCGCCGCAGCGCACGCGGGCGACCGCGGCCTGCCGGGCGGCTACGACCTGGAGGCGGTGGCACGGGTCTACGCCGGCTATGAGGAGGCCAAGCGGGCGGCCGGCCTGATCGACTTCGAGGACGTCCTCCTGCTCACGGTCGCCACGTTGGAGGAGCGGCCCGACGTGGCCGAGGAGGTCCGGGCCGTGTACCGCCGCCTCACCGTCGATGAGTACCAGGACGTCAACCCCCTGCAGCAGGCTCTGCTCGAGCTCTGGCTCGGCGGGCGCGAGGAGCTGTGCGTGGTGGGCGACCCCGGCCAGACCATCTACTCCTTCACCGGGGCCACGCCGGGCTACCTGCTCGGCTTCACCCGGCGCTGGCCGACGGCCCGAGTGATCAAGCTCGAGCGCGACTACCGGTCCACCCCCCAGATCGTCGACCTCGCCAACCGCCTGCTGGCGCGGGCGGGCGGATCGGGTGCGGCGCGCCTCGAACTGCGGGCGCAGCGGGCGCCGGGCCCCGAGCCGACCTACACCGGCTTCGACGACGAGCCGGCGGAGGCGGCGGCCGTGACCCAGCGGATCAGGGCCCTGATCGCCGCCGGGACGCCCGCCGCCGAGATCGCGGTGCTGTTCCGGGTCAACGCCCAGTCCGAGGTCTACGAGGCGGCGCTCGCGGCTGCGTCCGTGCCCTACGTGCTGCGCGGCGTCGAACGCTTCTTCGAACGCCGCGAGGTCGTGCAGGCCGTGGTGCTGCTGCGCGGCGCGGCTCGGGTGGCCGAGACCACCGGGGACGACCGCCCGCTCGCCGAGGAGGTGGCCCAGGTCCTGTCCGGGATGGGCTGGGACCCGGAGGTCACCCCCGCCGGCGGCGCGAGCCGGGAGCGGTGGGAGTCGCTGGCCGCGCTGGCCCAGCTCGCCGAGGAGCTGAGCGCGCGCGACCCCGGCGCCGGGCTGCGGGAGCTGGTCGTCGAGCTGGACGAGCGAGCGGCCGCTCAGCACGCGCCGACCGTCCCGGGGGTGACCCTGGCCTCCCTGCATGCCGCCAAGGGTCTGGAGTGGGACGCGGTGTTCCTCGTTGGGCTCGTCGACGGGACGTTGCCGATCGTCCACGCGGTCACGGCGGAGGCGGTGGAGGAGGAGCGTCGCCTCCTCTATGTCGGGGTCACCCGGGCTCGCGTGCACCTCGCGCTCTCCTGGGCGTTGGTGCGCAGCCCCGGCGGCAGCCGCAGCCGCCGGCCCTCCCGCTTCCTCGAGGGGGTCCGGCCGGCGTCGTCGGGACCCGGGCCGGCGGTGCGGGGCAGGCCGGGAGCGCGACGGGCCGAGGTCCGCTGCCACGCCTGCGGGCGCCTGCTGGTGAGCGCCACCGACCGCAAGCGCGGCCGCTGCGAGGGCTGCCCGCCGGCCTACGACGAGGACCTCTACGCGCGGCTGAAGTCCTGGCGGCTCGAGCGGGCTCGGGCCGACTCCGTCCCGGCGTACGTGGTGCTGACCGACGCGACCCTCGAGGCGGTGGCCAGCCGCCGCCCCGAGGACGTCGCGAGCCTGGCCGCGATCCCCGGCATCGGGGCGGCCAAGCTCGAGCGCTACGGGAGCGCGCTGCTCGCGATGGTGGCCGGGCGTCCGGCGCCCGCGCCGGAGGTCACGGAAGGGTAACGGTCTTCGACCGACCGCGATAAATGGTTTGCCTGGCCCCACCGGCGTTCCCTACCGTGCTCGGACCGGGTCTCGTCCGCCCGGCCGGCCGCCGCAGCAACGGCGCCGGGACCGACCCAGGAGGTGAGCGTCACGATGGAGACCACGTACCGCACGTCGACCAGCGCGACGTCGTTCCTCCGCGCTCGCATGTCCGTCCGGCCCCTCACGGGTGGCCGGACCAGCGTCGTGCTGTTGCCCGCCGACCAGATCGGCACCACGGGTGTCGTGCGTCCGCACGCGACCGTGGCCGATGAGTTCGACCTCCGCACCTGGAGTCCGCCGGTTTGACCGACCAGACCGGCAGCCCTCCAGGCCGCGGAACCCGACACCCGGGATCCGCGGCCTCTTTGTTTCCCCCGGACGCACCGACCGGTCGTCCGGGCCGCACGACCCCGTCCGACCCGACGACGGGGCGCGCCGTCAAGGCGCGGTGAGGTCCTTTGGAGGTGACACCGTGCTGCTCTCGACCCTCGTCCACGAGACCCCCGGGGCCGACGCGCTCGGTGAGCTGTTGCCCTGCCGGTCCTACGACCCGGAGCTGTTCTTCGCCGAGTCGCCGGAGGACGTCGAGTACGCCAAGTCCCTGTGCACCGCGTGCCCCGTCCGCTCCGCCTGCCTCGCGGGCGCGCTCGAGCGGCAGGAGCCGTGGGGTGTCTGGGGTGGCGAGCTGTTCGTCCAGGGCGTCGTGGTCCCGCGCAAGCGGCCCCGCGGCCGTCCCCGCAAGAACGAGGTCGCGGCCTAGCGCCGTCCTCTTCGACGGGTCCAGCCGGATCCGATCGCGTCCCCGAGGAGTCCTGTTGCCCATCCAGTCCCCGTCCGACATCGCCGACGGCCCCGACCTGGTGCCGTCACCGTCCGTCCCGAGGAGTTTCGCCATGTTCAACGCGAGTCTGCTGCCCGAGCACCTGGCTCGGTCACGACATTCCGACCTCCTGCAGGAGGCCGAGCGCTCCCGCCTGGCCCGCCGTCACCTGGCGCGTCATCGGCTGCGGCGCAAGGCGCTGCGGGCCGAGCGCGCTGCGCTGCGGGCCCGTCTCGCCCTCGCATCGCTGTGAGCGCGTCGACATCGCTCCACCCACCGCGCCCCGCCCCCCGGTCGTAGGCTGCTCGCCGGATCGAGGGGGTGGGGCGCTGTGGTGACCTGCTCGTGGTGCGGCCAGGTGGCCGACCCGCCGGACGAGGCGCCCGTCGACTGGGTCGTCGAGCGCTCCCCGGGTGCACCGCAACGGCAGTACTGCCCCGCGTGCGCCCGCGAGCACGTGCGGTCCATCGAGGCGAAGCTCGACGCCGAGCACTGGTGAGGCTAGGGCGCTCCCGCGAAGCCGGGCAGCCAGCGTTCCAGGGTCGCGCGGACCTCGACCTCGGCGCCCAGCTGGCACAGCACCCCGACCCCGCCCAGCCACACCCGGTGGACCAGCAGGTACTCGGGCGGGAGGTTGAGCTTCAGCCCGGTCGCGAAGTTCTCCCGCCTCGGGTCGTTGATCCGCTGGAACTGCGCACGCATCCACGAGCGCGTGAAGCGGAAGCGCTCATGCTCGGCCGGCTCGACGAAGGGCGCCAGATAGGCCAGCACCTGCTCGGGGTCGACGCGGGTGCTCTGACGGATGAACCCCTGCTCTCGCAGGCCGTCGACGACGGTCTGCGCGTCGCCTCGCATCGCCGTGCGCAGCAGGATCCCGATCGAGTCGGGCAGGCCGTTCGGGAGGCGGGCGACGGCGCCGTAGTCCAGCACGCCGAGCCGGCCGTCGGGGAGCATGCGGTAGTTGCCAGGGTGCGGGTCGGCGTGCAGCAGGCCCACGCGCGCCGGAGACGCGAACAGGAAGTACACGTAGGCGGAGCCGGCCGCGTCCCGCTCCTCCTGCGTCCCCGAGGCGATGATGTCGGAGAGTGGCCGTCCCTCCATCCAGCCGGTCACGAGCACATGGCGGGACCCGGCGAGCACGTGTGGGACGGCGACCCGCTCGTCGCCCTCGTAGGCGGCGGCGAAGGCCTCCTGAGCCTGCTTCTCCAGGGAGTAGTCGAGCTCCTCGACCATGCGCTCGCGCAACTCCTCCACCAGGGCGCGCGCGTCGACGCCGGGCATCAGTGCCCCGAGCATCCGGCCCATCCGGGCGACCTGGTTGAGGTCGGCGGTGAGGGCCTTCTCGGCCCCGGGGTACTGGATCTTCACCGCCACCGGCGTGCCGTCCTTCCAGACCGCACGGTGGACCTGCCCGATCGAGGCGGCCGCGGCCGGGGTGTCGTCGAAGGAGGCGAACCGGCGGCGCCACTGCCGTCCGAAGGACTCCGCGAGCACCGCGTGGACCGCCTTGGCCGGCAACGGCGGGGCCGCCTCCTGCAGCTTGGTGAGCGTGGCGCGGTAGGGGGCGGCGAGCTCCTCGGGGAGCGCGGCTTCGAAGATGCTCATGGCTTGGCCGAACTTCATCGCCCCGCCCTTGAGCTCCCCGAGCACGCGGAAGACCTGCTCGGCCGTGCGCTGCTGGATCTCGGCCGCCACGATCTCGGCCGGACGGCCGCCCACCCGCTTGCCGAAGCCCACGGCGGTGCGCCCCGCGAAGCCGATCGGCAGCGCCGCGAGCTTGGCGGTCCGGGTCACCGCGCGCTTGGGAACCTCGGTCACGGATCCATTCTCAGTGCTGTCCGCCCCATTGACACCCGCAGGCCGGGTGGAACCCGTAAGCCCGCTGGCTGGGCGTTGGCTCCCCGGCCCCGAACACCCACACGAGGGCAGGCCCCGGCCCGGGGACGGCGCCGGCGTCCAGCTGGTCCAGCACCAGACGGGCGGCCAGTGCCGCGGCGGCCGTCGCCAGGACCACGTCGCAGGGCGCGGTGGGCGCCGGGGGGCTCGACAGCTGGGCCATCAGCCGTGGCCAGCCACCGTCGAAGTCGGCGAGGTGGAGGTCGACGCAGCGTCGGCAGGGGCTGCGGCCCGGCCGGACCAGCGGGCCGACCACGGCTCCCCCGCCCAGCGTCGTCACCGCCAGGTGGGTGGCCCCCTGAGCACTCAGCTGAGCGTGCCGGGCCGGCCGGAGGACCTCCTCGTCGGCCAGGACGGTGACCGCGGCCGGACCCGCGTCCGGCCGGGTGGCCGGCGCGCTGCGTCGTACCGCCGCGAGGGCGGCCTCCGCGCGCGGGCTGCCCAGCGCGTCCACCCCGGGCCCGCACGGCCCGAGGTCGGCGGCCGACAGCGGCCGAGGGTCATCGATCCGGACCTGGCCCACCCCGGCCGCGGCCACCAGGGCCGCGACGGCCGCGCCGAGGCGACCCCCGCCCTCCACGACCACCGAGGCCTGCCGCCGCCGGGCCAGCGCGGCGTGCGCGCCCCCCGGGTCCCGGCGCGCCAGGGACAGCGCGGCCAGGTCTGGCGCGAGCCGATCCCGGTCGAGGTCGCCCAGGCCGCCCGTCCGGGTCAGGTCGGCGTCCTCGAGCATCCCCAGGCCGGCCAGCTGGTCGAGCATGTCGGCGACGTGCGAGGGGTCCAGTCCCCACCCGGCGGCACGCTGGAGCACCTCCTCGCGGGTGGCCGTCCCGTCCAGGCCCAGCAACAGGCGGGCCTGCGGCGGCGCCAGGTCCTGCAGGATGAGCGCCCGCCCGGGGTCCACGCCCAGCTGCAGGCTCGAGGAGTCACGCCACAGGCGACGAAGCGCCGGCTTGAGCAGGGGTCGCACGCGCCCAGCATGCGACCGCGGCCCTGTGGACGGTCCGTGCCGTCCCCAGAGCCGCGGTGCTAGCCGGGCGTCAGGCCTTGCCGAGGATCCGGTTGAGCTTGGTCCCGCAGACCGGGCAGATGCCCTGGGCCATCCGGCGACCGGACTCGCTCACCTTGATCTCGCCCGTGAAGTTGCGCTTCTCCTTGCACTTCACGCAGTACGCCTCGCCGGTGTAGCTCTCGGCCATGGGTCCTCCTGATGTCGATCGATCTCGCTCGATGTCGTGTCGGCCTGGTCTCGCGGCCTCGTGTCACATCCGGCTTGTCAGGTCCGGCTGGTCAGGTCTGGCTTATCAGGTCCGGCTGGCACAAACCCGGTCCCTCCGGCCGCGCCCCGGGCGTTCCGGCTCGCAGGCTCCCGGTCCCGAGGGGGCTGGGACCGGCGGCCGGACCGGCGCTCAGCGTACGTCACCGCGGGGCGACCGCCTCGTGGGCGCGCGGGGCTCGCGTCGGCCGCGCGGCGGGCGACAGCGCGGCGAGCCTGTCGCAACCGAGGCCCCCGGGTCGCACGCCCCGACCGTCCGCCTTCCCCTTGCGGACGCCCGGGCCGAGTTATCCCGGGGGCCTCGATGGACGGCGACGGTAGGCGGGTCCGGCCCGGCAAGTCAACGCGGGCCGCCACCCGGCTGTGGACGAGGGTGTGGACGACGTGGGGACGGCGTGGCGTGGCGCTGTGGACAGACGGTGAACGTCGCTGTTGGTGCCGCCGCCGGAGCTCCTCCGGGCGGACAGTGACCTGCGGAGACGTCCTGCACCGGGTGTGGACGAAAAGAAGTCGGCCCCGCGGCGGGCCGCTGTCGGGTCGCGGCGTTAGCCTCGCCGGTCATGGACGAGGTCAGCCCACTCGAACCGACCGTGGAGGTGCGCCGCAGCGCCCGCCGGCGACGTACCGTCAGTGCCTACCGCCAGGACGGTCGCACCATCGTGTTGATCCCGGCCCGGATGTCGCGGGCCGAGGAGTCGCGCTGGGTGGCGACGATGCTGGAGCGCCTCGAGCGGCAGGAGCACCGGACGCGTCCCTCGGACCCGCAGCTGGCCGAGCGGGCCGAGCAGCTGAGCCGGCGTCACCTCGGCGGTCGAGCGCGACCGTCCTCGGTGCGCTGGGCACCTGACCAGCAGCGCCGGTGGGGTTCCTGCAGCGTCGAGTCGGGGGCGATCCGGATCTCGACCCGTCTGCAGGGCATGCCGGGATGGGTGCTCGACTACGTGCTCCTGCACGAGCTCGCCCACCTGCTCGAGGCGTCGCACTCCCCGGCCTTCTGGGCCCTGCTGAGCGAGGTCCCGCACCTC is part of the Actinomycetes bacterium genome and harbors:
- a CDS encoding endonuclease/exonuclease/phosphatase family protein; protein product: MRVATFNLLHGLALDDGSVRADALRAAARTLDVDLLALQEVDLGQERSGGVDQTALVAEELGARSFCFAPAVLGTPGDAWTAATSAAGEAVTGPAYGIGLVSRLPVRRWWLRRFPPARLPMPLLVPDRPRPRLMVVEDEPRVALAALVDGPHGPFTVVGTHLSFVPGVNLRQLRSVARWVARMPAPVLLLGDLNLPGRLPSLATGWRELGGGATYPSFSPRVQFDHVLAHGLPPGVGHHAEVLRLPVSDHCAMRVWLETD
- the nudC gene encoding NAD(+) diphosphatase encodes the protein MLDGLALARATMDRAGERWTDEAWIAQRLTDPRTRALRVHDGRVPVRDSRLALVPVTSAGPGTTFLLGVDEDDVAYVGVLTESAIEEADGVQALDLRAVGSVLDDREVGLVVHAVALGHWHATHACCARCGQPTEVIHGGHVRRCPSCGAEHYPRTDPAIIVLVTDAQGRALLGHNPRWPDRRFSTLAGFVEPGESAEMAVAREVSEEAGVEVTEVSYLGSQPWPFPHSLMLGFTARALAPATVHVDGVEITEARWFSREELAEALARGEVLIPPGISIARRLIEHWYGGPLPGGRR
- a CDS encoding mycoredoxin — its product is MTAPITVYSTPWCGYCHRLLGQLDREGIAYTVVDIEQHPDAAAYVRSVNHGTETVPTVTFPDGSALTNPSLAQVRQRISA
- a CDS encoding ATP-dependent DNA helicase UvrD2 is translated as MDPDALLGGLDAEQREVATALRGPVCVLAGAGTGKTRAITHRLAYGVASGAWDPRSVLAVTFTARAAGEMRGRLRELGVSGVQARTFHAAALRQLTYFWPRVVGGDPPRIAGSKVALVREAAGRLRLAPAPTALRDLAGEIEWAKVTRTAPTGYVAAAHAGDRGLPGGYDLEAVARVYAGYEEAKRAAGLIDFEDVLLLTVATLEERPDVAEEVRAVYRRLTVDEYQDVNPLQQALLELWLGGREELCVVGDPGQTIYSFTGATPGYLLGFTRRWPTARVIKLERDYRSTPQIVDLANRLLARAGGSGAARLELRAQRAPGPEPTYTGFDDEPAEAAAVTQRIRALIAAGTPAAEIAVLFRVNAQSEVYEAALAAASVPYVLRGVERFFERREVVQAVVLLRGAARVAETTGDDRPLAEEVAQVLSGMGWDPEVTPAGGASRERWESLAALAQLAEELSARDPGAGLRELVVELDERAAAQHAPTVPGVTLASLHAAKGLEWDAVFLVGLVDGTLPIVHAVTAEAVEEERRLLYVGVTRARVHLALSWALVRSPGGSRSRRPSRFLEGVRPASSGPGPAVRGRPGARRAEVRCHACGRLLVSATDRKRGRCEGCPPAYDEDLYARLKSWRLERARADSVPAYVVLTDATLEAVASRRPEDVASLAAIPGIGAAKLERYGSALLAMVAGRPAPAPEVTEG
- a CDS encoding WhiB family transcriptional regulator — protein: MLLSTLVHETPGADALGELLPCRSYDPELFFAESPEDVEYAKSLCTACPVRSACLAGALERQEPWGVWGGELFVQGVVVPRKRPRGRPRKNEVAA
- a CDS encoding AarF/ABC1/UbiB kinase family protein; translation: MTEVPKRAVTRTAKLAALPIGFAGRTAVGFGKRVGGRPAEIVAAEIQQRTAEQVFRVLGELKGGAMKFGQAMSIFEAALPEELAAPYRATLTKLQEAAPPLPAKAVHAVLAESFGRQWRRRFASFDDTPAAAASIGQVHRAVWKDGTPVAVKIQYPGAEKALTADLNQVARMGRMLGALMPGVDARALVEELRERMVEELDYSLEKQAQEAFAAAYEGDERVAVPHVLAGSRHVLVTGWMEGRPLSDIIASGTQEERDAAGSAYVYFLFASPARVGLLHADPHPGNYRMLPDGRLGVLDYGAVARLPNGLPDSIGILLRTAMRGDAQTVVDGLREQGFIRQSTRVDPEQVLAYLAPFVEPAEHERFRFTRSWMRAQFQRINDPRRENFATGLKLNLPPEYLLVHRVWLGGVGVLCQLGAEVEVRATLERWLPGFAGAP
- a CDS encoding DUF5679 domain-containing protein, with amino-acid sequence MAESYTGEAYCVKCKEKRNFTGEIKVSESGRRMAQGICPVCGTKLNRILGKA
- a CDS encoding M48 family metallopeptidase, producing the protein MDEVSPLEPTVEVRRSARRRRTVSAYRQDGRTIVLIPARMSRAEESRWVATMLERLERQEHRTRPSDPQLAERAEQLSRRHLGGRARPSSVRWAPDQQRRWGSCSVESGAIRISTRLQGMPGWVLDYVLLHELAHLLEASHSPAFWALLSEVPHLDRAQGFLDGVGYAEGAGLALADVEGSGDQDCGSG